A window of Micromonas commoda chromosome 13, complete sequence contains these coding sequences:
- a CDS encoding predicted protein has protein sequence MAEYVLRPGRRACEEVLPTSTSNATFASSKIRRLDHTLVANPPPKVGTTSRVRATDGQEPVDPPGRARFASEDDERARAAFAHYAGAKPGTAGAAMPPGFTVLALADLGALEGCDAELVGRYIAESLADEIDDHSPVTYARFKSMCEVIEGRRAAGALGNPRDGEMELVPPELLDSVAMRALFDSYAVDVDENDDTAGDKEENRSSRLMTMEAWNGMLLDAGLLAPAGEDLRQTTRAPGALTLAGACVAFARARGPTRSRDASIAHVPDFFAALAAVARVAGVSVGEISCRLLALGPDPDRPSVGKLSSEDYGASAGFRGDPREAFGADAFEADVDDLASTGLSTPDVTRGTRPIFGATDRREAIERARACFRCVDVGHRGFARLEDLPVILGQAGGFDHLDLNAAAVWAESRLGSLSKRQGNIVKYNQFDDEVTLTDVGRHLRAALRYPPPEGTFALAGPVVINEKTANSEDLAAVANVFERFCAAGAESGFTPDSPPHPKLMDLRRWALCARNACVFDVGFERGAEVIAFARACPPGNHRVDFARFLCAIGWVAKQKGLDARGAVQWFKRAKVSMRPVVSKLAEFSVKANPGYHSGVALAAARPPLDSVNHSPPSPSSPAASSSGENSPKKANAAPKSAASLPSSFTATRKAPRADSLRPAVADPASAELVIAAALDDRAGDPLVAATLTMVLADIGALEGLCPNRAGAAVHGAKVSLQLHGDDARVGRDDVVRASMILDELRRSNSATIAPLKPAPARSLKTYEDNPSLRGTYREFATHGMEAEERDRVLRRLDATWQRGAADADADPSLLDGGAAGWPKQGSIPRREGVKGAPLQSSCPCGNPRCSSTTHPHATWPIEVGNPEKKPFHPNPVPYQGRELPDRRQMFAEVKPTSLGPDSREVAFLTAVGRPRNFVEARTAKLFEPPTPQIDPNTGRTVDGFTHAQATSKIAEERADAGVSAGDRPGTATAPGAAARAAASKQRELLAASRAELEGLDPRERAGREATERGSASAIASRKSQLAAAAESAAETAATRRDVPSSQRCGMSLDNFRKLCAESGVLGSGFTPSAVDVVFARSRAPGSNFMSWGEFLRSIGYVAELRGEKFGIVANKLMAVGKPRTHYAETRREKEAVNGVSAAREGARRGVRMIKPWSQNLRRPRLGNRGELEPMDVGWGHLTGVLTHPVLETPRAAPEETRGVANPRRLKPGALGRSGTRAPKMGMKEFLDSCEASHRVVVARLRRETAAAEAAADEARDASRREFHLREREMMERATRRTNAKDPWHFVKDLETLERAGYTVDGDPFVIGMADTMPSGVHTLTLGKERSETWDERGGRLGATWLIHSGAKNRELPFGVTARDARVVARSDPNVPIVAERDVQVADAFARARVDALVHGTVGARGRAAAGRGGEEGRWAGDNSLRSTGESFGTMDRGFDSRGGRVAGVPALSAAAVRRTLNGRDRRVDPMASLVRRMREEGAVGGSSAH, from the exons ATGGCGGAGTACGTTCTGCGCCCGGGTCGAAG GGCGTGCGAAGAGGTGCTGCCGACGTCGACTTCCaacgcgacgttcgcgtcgtccaagATACGCCGCCTGGATCACACCCTGGTCGCCAACCCTCCTCCGAAGGTGGGCACCACCTCGAGGGTTCGCGCCACCGACGGGCAGGAGCCGGTGGACCCACCCGGACGCGCGAGGTTCGCCagcgaggatgacgagcgcgcgcgcgccgcgttcgcccactacgcgggcgccaagccggggaccgccggcgcggcgatgccgccggggttcaccgtcctcgccctcgcggacctcggcgccctggagggatgcgacgccgagctcgtgggCCGGTACATCGCGGAatcgctcgccgacgagatcgacgacCATTCACCCGTCACCTACGCGAGGTTCAAGTCGATGTGCGAAGTCATCGAGgggcggagggcggcgggggcgctggggaacccgcgcgacggggagatGGAGCTCGTCCCGCCGGAGCTGCTCGACAGCGTCGCCATGCGCGCCCTCTTCGACTCgtacgccgtcgacgtcgacgagaacgatgacacagctggcgacaaAGAAGAGAATCGATCATCGCGGCTGATGACGATGGAGGCGTGGAACGGGatgctcctcgacgccgggttgctcgcgcccgcgggggaggacCTGCGGcaaacgacgcgagcgcccggggcgttgacgctcgcgggagcgtgcgtcgcgttcgcgcgggcgcgggggccgactcgatcgcgcgacgcgtccatcgcgcacGTGCCGGATTTtttcgccgccctcgccgccgtcgcgagagTCGCGGGCGTGTCCGTCGGGGAGATCTCGTGCCGGCTGCTGGCGCTCGGTCCGGATCCGGACAGGCCGAGTGTCGGGAAACTATCGTCCGAGGATTACGGCGCCAGTGCAGGGTTTAGGGGCGATCCGAGGGAGGCGTTCGGGGCTGACGCGTTTGaagccgacgtcgacgacttGGCGTCCACCGGTCTGTCCACTCCCGACGTGACACGTGGCACCCGGCCGATcttcggcgcgacggacaggcgcgaggcgatcgaacgcgcgcgcgcgtgcttcaggtgcgtcgacgtcgggcaCAGGGGtttcgcgcgcctcgaggacCTCCCGGTCATCCTCGGGCAAGCCGGAGGCTTCGACCACCTCGacctcaacgccgccgccgtctggGCGGAATCCCGGCTGGGGTCGCTCAGTAAACGCCAGGGCAACATCGTCAAGTACAACcagttcgacgacgaggtgacGCTCACCGACGTCGGCCGGCACCTGCGAGCGGCGCTGAGGTACCCACCCCCCGAGGGTAccttcgcgctcgccggaCCCGTCGTTATAAACGAGAAGACGGCCAACTCGGAagatctcgccgccgtcgcaaACGTGTTTGAGCGGTtctgcgcggcgggcgccgagagCGGGTTCACGCCagactcgccgccgcacccgaAGCTCATGGACCTTAGGCGGTGGGCGCTctgcgcgaggaacgcgtgCGTGTTTGACGTCGgattcgagcgcggcgccgaggtgatTGCCTTCGCCAGGGCGTGTCCCCCGGGGAACCACCGGGTGGACTTTGCGCGTTTTCTTTGCGCAATCGGCTGGGTCGCGAAGCAGAAggggctcgacgcgcgcggcgcggtgcagTGGTTCAAGCGCGCGAAGGTGTCCATGAGGCCCGTGGTatcgaagctcgcggagttTTCGGTCAAAGCGAACCCGGGGTATCACTCGGgagtcgcgctcgcggcggctcggccgccgctcgaTTCGGTGAATCATTCGCccccctccccgtcctcgcccgcggcgtccagcagCGGCGAGAACTCCCCGAAGAAAGCGAACGCCGCGCCTaagagcgccgcctccttgcCTTCGTCTttcacggcgacgaggaaggcgccgcgggcggatTCGCTTCgacccgcggtggcggacccggcgtcggcggagctggtcatcgccgccgcgctcgacgaccgGGCGGGCGatccgctcgtcgcggcgacgctcacgATGGTCCTCGCGGacatcggcgcgctcgagggcctCTGCCCTaaccgcgcgggcgcggcggtgcacggCGCGAAGGTGTCGCTGCAGcttcacggcgacgacgcgcgcgtgggacgcgacgacgtggtgcgcgcgtcgatgattctcgacgagctccggcGATCGAAttcggcgacgatcgcgcccctaaagccggcgccggctcgaTCGCTGAAGACGTACGAGGACAACCCGTCCCTCCGCGGTACCTACCGCGAGTTCGCCACGCACGggatggaggcggaggagcgggaTCGGGTGCTCAGGCGGCTGGATGCCACGtggcagcgcggcgccgcggacgccgacgccgatccctcgctgctcgacggcggcgccgccggttgGCCGAAGCAGGGATCGATCCCGCGGAGGGAGGGCGTCAAGGGCGCGCCCCTGCAGTCATCGTGCCCGTGCGGTAACCCCCGGTGCAGCTCCACGACGCACCCGCACGCCACGTGGCCGATCGAGGTTGGGAACCCCGAAAAGAAACCCTTCCACCCGAACCCGGTGCCGTACCAAGGCCGGGAACTCCCGGATCGGCGGCAGATGTTCGCCGAGGTGAAGCCGACGAGCCTCGGGCCAGACAGCCGGGAGGTGGCGTTCCTCACCGCGGTGGGTCGTCCACGAAACTTCGTggaggcgaggacggcgaaaCTGTTCgaacccccgacgccgcagaTCGATCCAAACACCGGTCGCACCGTCGACGGCTTCACGCACGCGCAGGCGACGTCGAAaatcgcggaggagcgcgccgacgccggagtCTCCGCCGGCGATAGGCCCGGGACGGCcacggcgcccggcgccgccgcgcgcgccgccgcctccaagCAGCGCGAGTTACTCGCCGCCtcacgcgccgagctcgagggcctggacccgcgcgaacgagcgggtcgggaggcgacggagcggGGATCCGCGTCGGCAATCGCTTCCAGAAAATCGCAGttggcggccgccgccgagtcggcGGCTGAGACGgctgcgacgcgccgcgacgttccgTCCTCGCAGCGATGCGGCATGAGCCTTGACAACTTCCGCAAGCTGtgcgcggagagcggcgtGTTGGGCTCCGGCTtcacgccgtccgcggtggacgtggtGTTTGCCAGGTCTCGAGCGCCCGGTTCGAACTTCATGTCGTGGGGCGAGTTTCTTCGATCGATAGggtacgtcgccgagctccgggGCGAGAAattcggcatcgtcgccaaCAAGCTGATGGCCGTGGGTAAACCTCGAACGCACTACGCGGAGACTCggagggagaaggaggcggtaAATggggtgagcgcggcgcgcgagggcgcgaggcggggcgTGCGCATGATCAAGCCTTGGTCTCAGAACctgcggcgcccgcgtctcgGCAACCGCGGGGAGCTGGAGCCCATGGACGTCGGCTGGGGCCACCTCACGGGCGTCTTGACCCACCCGGTGCTCGagacgcctcgcgccgcaccGGAGGAGACGCGAGGAGTGGCGAACCCGCGCAGGTTAaagcccggcgcgctcggccggtcggggacgcgagcgccgaagATGGGGATGAAGGAATTTTTGGATTCCTGCGAGGCTtcgcaccgcgtcgtcgtcgcccggctccgtcgcgagacggcggcggcggaggcggcggcggacgaggccagggacgcgtcgcggcgggagtTCCACCTGCGCGAACGGGAGATGATGgagcgcgccacgcgccgaACCAACGCGAAAGATCCGTGGCATTTCGTCAAGGACCTCGAGACGCTCGAGCGAGCCGGGTACACCGTGGACGGCGACCCGTTCGTGATCGGCATGGCGGACACGATGCCGAGCGGCGTGCACACGCTCACGCTCGGCAAAGAGCGGTCGGAGACGTgggatgagcgcggcggtcgcctgGGCGCCACGTGGCTCATACACTCCGGCGCTAAGAACCGCGAGCTGCCCTTCGGCGTAACCGCGAGGGACGCTCGAGTCGTGGCGAGGTCCGACCCGAACGTTcccatcgtcgcggagcgGGACGTGCaggtggcggacgcgttcgcgcgcgcgagggtggacgcgctcgtgcaCGGGAcggtcggcgcgcgggggcgagcggcggccgggcggggcggcgaagaagggaGGTGGGCGGGGGATAACAGTCTCCGGTCAACCGGGGAAAGTTTCGGTACAATGGATCGGGGGTTcgacagccgcggcggtcgcgtggcgggggtgcccgcgttgagcgccgcggcggtgcgacggACGCTGAACGGGCGGGATCGGAGGGTGGATCCGATGGCGTCGCTGGTGCGTCGGATgagggaggagggcgcggtgggcgggtcCAGCGCGCACTAG
- a CDS encoding predicted protein: MVGWGWRARADAELTGVGTGLTFDPGAERTPPCPTSRLSVAAQSPPSRPPPAGRVSQRNDLGTGSRGRYSIGGGTPLFDTPLRAPSIAPSIVDQEDIARGGTGDGGQVSYIWGTTVNVEDARSRLRRFIEHFDPEDRGVGLYDLKLRECFERDDFQLDVDCKHLHGYDPQLYKMLVSYPQEIIPLMDAVCTEYFAQRVLPQDEMPPDENWGIQVRTYNLKETRAMRDLNPSDIDKLVAVRGMVTRVSAVIPDLKATYFQCSACEFHPPMALVDRGRVNEPPLRCQSCNAVGTQTLVHNLCHFANKQQIKMQETPDAIPEGETPHTVSMCVFDSLVDEAKPGDRVEVTGVYRAVPIRVAPNQRVLKAVYKTYVDVIHIRKDTTSRGPKDEIEFTDERIAEFEAMGKNGDIYERLVASLAPSIWEMEEVKKGLLCQLFGATSKTFKGSTSGNKVRGDINVILVGDPGVSKSQLLTYVNKVAPRGIYTSGRGSSAVGLTAYVQRDPETKDMVLESGALVLSDRGICCIDEFDKMGEGARSTLHEVMEQQTVSIAKAGIIAVLNARTSVLASANPVGSRYNPAMSVVDNIQLPPTLLSRFDLIYLVLDKPNPETDRRLARHLVSLHFKEPPPRAKASLDASTLTEYISYARSTYFPILNNEAAEVLVEGYVDMRRVGSAGGRKTITATPRQLESLIRISESLARMRLSNEVEKKDAEESLRLMRVAMQQAAMDPKTGQIDMDKILTGHSASDRMHRTHVADAIQDILSEMGTGKARLSELVSKLKERNSSMEMSIQECRDAAMSLVEQDRAMIKGDLVTLV, encoded by the exons ATGGTTGGGTGGGgttggcgggcgcgggctgaCGCGGAGCTGACGGGGGTCGGAACGGGGCTCACCTTCGACCCGGGCGCAGAACGTACTCCGCCATGTCCCACCTCACgcctctccgtcgccgctcaatctccaccctcgcgccccccgcccgcggggcgTGT GAGCCAGCGCAACGACCTCGGGACTGGATCCCGCGGCCGGTACAgcatcggcggcggaacCCCCCTCTTCGACACCCCGCTACGCGCgccctccatcgcgccctcGATTGTCGATCAGGAGGACATCGCTCGGGGCGGcaccggggacggcggcCAGGTGTCCTACATCTGGGGCACCACCGTcaacgtcgaggacgcgcggtcCCGTCTCCGACGATTCATCGAGCACTTCGACCccgaggaccgcggcgtgGGTCTGTACGACCTGAAGCTTCGCGAGTgcttcgagcgcgacgatttccagctcgacgtcgactgCAAGCACCTCCACGGCTACGACCCCCAGCTGTACAAGATGCTGGTGTCCTACCCTCAGGAGATCATCCCCCTGATGGACGCGGTGTGCACCGAGTACTTCGCGCAGCGCGTGCTGCCCCAGGACGAGATGCCGCCGGACGAGAACTGGGGCATACAGGTGAGGACTTACAACCTCAAGGAGACGCGAGCGATGAGAGATCTAAACCCGAGCGACATCGACAAGCTGGTGGCGGTGAGGGGCATGGTCACCAGGGTCAGCGCGGTGATTCCGGACCTGAAGGCGACCTATTTCCAGTGTTCAGCGTGCGAGTTCCATCCGCCGATGGCGCTGGTAGACCGCGGGAGGGTCAACGAACCGCCTCTTCGTTGCCAGAGCTGCAACGCGGTGGGCACGCAGACTCTGGTTCACAACCTCTGCCACTTTGCGAACAAGCAGCAGATCAAGATGCAGGAAACCCCGGACGCCATCCCGGAGGGCGAGACCCCCCACACGGTGTCCATGTGCGTGTTCGATTccctcgtggacgaggcCAAGCCCGGTGACAGGGTGGAGGTCACCGGCGTGTACCGCGCCGTGCCCATCCGCGTGGCGCCGAACCAGCGGGTCCTCAAGGCTGTGTACAAGACCTACGTGGACGTGATTCACATTCGCAAGGACACGACGA GCCGAGGACCCAAGGACGAGATCGAGTTCACCGACGAGCGCATTGCCGAGTTCGAAGCCATGGGCAAGAATGGCGACATATACGAGCGGCTGgtggcgtccctcgcgccgagtATAtgggagatggaggaggtcAAGAAGGGTTTGCTGTGCCAGCTgttcggcgcgacgagcaaGACGTTCAAGGGTTCCACTTCCGGGAACAAGGTTCGCGGCGACATCaacgtcatcctcgtcggcgacccaGGGGTGTCGAAGTCGCAGCTGCTGACGTACGTCAACAaggtggcgccgcgcgggataTACACGTCGGGTAGGGGCTCGTCAGCCGTCGGTCTCACCGCGTACGTGCAGAGGGATCCAGAGACGAAGGACATGGTGCTGGAGTCGGGAGCGCTGGTCTTATCGGACCGGGGCATCTGCTGCATCGACGAGTTCGACAAgatgggcgagggcgcgcggtcCACCCTGCACGAGGTGATGGAGCAGCAGACCGTTTCGATCGCCAAAGCCGGCATCATCGCGGTTCTCAACGCGAGGACTTCCGTGCTGGCGTCGGCAAACCCGGTGGGGTCGAGGTACAACCCGGCCATGAGCGTGGTTGACAACATCCAGCTCCCGCCCACCCTGCTCTCGCGATTCGACCTCATCTACCTCGTCTTGGACAAGCCGAACCCGGAGACGGACCGTAGGCTGGCGAGGCACCTCGTCAGCCTCCACTTCAAGGAACCTccgccgagggcgaaggCTTCGctggacgcgtccacgcTCACCGAGTACATCAGCTACGCTCGATCCACCTACTTTCCAATCTTGAACAAcgaagccgcggaggtgctcgtgGAGGGGTACGTGGACATGCGCCGCGTGGGAAGCGCCGGCGGGCGCAAGACGATCACCGCCACCCCGCGTCAGCTCGAGTCGTTGATTCGCATTTCCGAGTCTCTGGCGCGCATGCGGCTGAGCAACGAGGTTgagaagaaggacgccgaggagtcGCTTCGGCTcatgcgcgtcgcgatgcagcaggcggcgatggacccAAAGACGGGTCAGATCGACATGGACAAGATCCTCACGGGACACAGCGCGTCCGACCGGATGCACCGGACGCacgtggcggacgcgatcCAGGACATACTGTCGGAGATGGGCACGGGCAAGGCGCGGCTCAGCGAGCTGGTGAGCAAGCTGAAGGAGCGGAACTCGAGCATGGAGATGAGCATCCAGGAGTGcagggacgcggcgatgtcgctGGTGGAGCAGGACAGGGCGATGATCAAGGGCGACCTCGTGACGCTCGTGTGA
- a CDS encoding predicted protein, with product MTGFRRASSIDTLGRGIGAKKTFNGAVAQTLGLAGRSGRGRRFVTKAMFERFTEKAIKVVMLAQEEARRLGHNFVGTEQIMLGLIGEGTGIAAKVLKSMGISLKEARIEVEKIIGRGSGFVAVEIPFTPRAKRVLELALEEARQLGHNYIGTEHLLLGLLREGEGVAARVLENLDADPSKIRSQVIRMVGESQEAVGAAPGAGGAAGGSKTPTLEEFGSDLTKQAEEAKLDPCIGRSNEIIRVTQILGRRTKNNPCLIGEPGVGKSAIAEGLAQKIAANDVPETLEGKRMMTLDMGLLVAGTKYRGEFEERLKKLMDEVKADEDIILFIDEVHTLIGAGAAEGAIDAANILKPALARGELQCIGATTIDEYRKHIEKDPALERRFQPVQVPEPSVEEAILILQGLRERYETHHKLRYTDEAIEAAAKFAHQYISDRFLPDKAIDLIDEAGSRVRLAHAALPEEAKELDKELKALLKEKDTAIRAQDFEAAGALRDKEVELKTEIQKITKAKQEENKAALEAGGGEAGPTVTESDIAKIVASWTGIPVEKVSSDEGNQLMNMEETLHSRLIGQEEAVVACSRAIRRARTGLKNPNRPVASFIFSGPTGVGKSELAKSISSFYFGSEDAMVRLDMSEFMERHTVSKLIGSPPGYVGYSEGGQLTEAVRRRPYTLVLFDEVEKAHPDVFNMMLQILEDGRLTDSKGRVVDFKNTLIILTSNVGSSVIEKGGGGLGFQLNDDAEDTSYQRIKQLVNEELKNYFRPEFLNRLDEIIVFRQLNKNEVREIAQIMLNQVFKRLKEKEITLDVTDRFKDRLVDEGFNPTYGARPLRRAVMRLLEDNLAEKMLNGDISEGSSCIMDVNAAGEITVLTGDGVTLNAGQVRGETGIA from the exons ATGACCGgcttccgccgcgcgtcctccaTCGACACCCTGGGCCGTGGCATCGGCGCCAAGAAGACCTTCAACGGCGCCGTGGCTCAGACCCTAGGGTTGGCTGGTCGCTCCGGCCGTGGCCGTCGTTTCGTCACCAAGGCCATGTTCGAG CGCTTCACCGAGAAGGCCATCAAGGTTGTCATGCTGGCCCAGGAGGaggcccgccgcctcggccacAACTTCGTCGGCACCGAGCAG ATCATGCTCGGTCTCATCGGCGAGGGCAccggcatcgccgccaaggtGCTCAAGAGCATGG GCATCTCCCTCAAGGAGGCGCGCATCGAGGTTGAGAAGATCATCGGCCGCGGCTccggcttcgtcgccgtggagatCCCCTTCACCCCTCGCGCCAAGCGCGTCCTGGagctggcgctcgaggaggcgaggcaGCTCGGCCACAACTACATCGGCACggagcacctcctcctcggcctcctccgcgagggcgagggcgtcgccgctcgcgtgcTCGAGAACCTCGACGCGGATCCCTCCAAGATTCGCTCGCAGGTGATCCGCATGGTTGGCGAGTCCCAGGAGGctgtcggcgccgcgcctggcgcgggtggcgccgcgggtggctcCAAGACGCCCACCCTCGAGGAGTTCGGCTCCGACCTCACCAAGCAGGCTGAGGAGGCCAAGCTCGACCCGTGCATCGGCCGATCGAACGAGATCATCCGCGTCACCCAGATTCTCGGCCGCCGCACCAAGAACAACCCCTGCCTCatcggcgagcccggcgtcGGTAAGTCCGCCATTGCGGAGGGCCTCGCGCAGAAGATCGCCGCCAACGACGTCCCCGAGACGCTCGAGGGCAAGCGCATGATGACCCTGGACATgggcctcctcgtcgcgggcaccAAGTACCGCGGTGAGTTCGAGGAGCGCCTCAAGAAGCTCATGGACGAGGTCAAGGCTGACGAGGATATCATCCTCTTCATCGACGAGGTTCACACGCTCattggcgccggcgcggcggagggcgccatcgacgcggcgaacatCCTCAagcccgccctcgcccgcggtgagctccaGTGCATCGGCGCCACCACCATCGACGAGTACCGCAAGCACATCGAGAAggaccccgcgctcgagcgtcgTTTCCAGCCCGTGCAGGTTCCCGAGCCTTccgtggaggaggcgattCTCATCCTCCAGGGCCTTCGCGAGAGGTACGAGACCCACCACAAGCTGAGGTACAccgacgaggcgatcgaggctgccgccaagTTTGCGCACCAGTACATCTCCGACAGGTTCCTCCCCGACAAGGCGATCGATCTCATCGACGAGGCTGGCTCCCGCGTTCGcctggcgcacgcggcgctccccGAGGAGGCTAAGGAGCTCGACAAGGAGCTGAAGGCTCtgctcaaggagaaggacaCCGCGATTCGCGCGCAGGACTTTGAGGCTGCGGGTGCCCTCCGCGACAAGGAGGTTGAGCTCAAGACGGAGATCCAGAAGATCACCAAGGCGAAGCAGGAGGAGaacaaggcggcgctcgaagccggcggcggcgaggctggacCCACCGTCACCGAGTCGGACATTGCCAAGATTGTCGCGTCGTGGACCGGCATCCCGGTCGAGAAGGTGTCCTCCGACGAGGGCAACCAGCTCATGAACATGGAGGAGACGCTTCACTCGCGCCTCATCGGCCAGGAGGAGGCTGTCGTCGCCTGCTCCCGCGCcattcgccgcgcgcgcacgggtCTCAAGAACCCCAaccgccccgtcgcgtccttcATCTTCTCCGGACCCACCGGTGTCGGCAAGTCTGAGCTCGCCAagtcgatctcctccttctACTTCGGCTCCGAGGATGCGATGGTGCGCCTCGACATGTCCGAGTTCATGGAGAGGCACACCGTGTCCAAGCTCATCGGCTCTCCCCCCGGCTACGTCGGCTACTCCGAGGGTGGCCAGCTCACCGAGGCTGTCAGGCGGCGCCCTTACACCCTCGTGCTCTTTGACGAGGTTGAGAAGGCGCACCCTGACGTCTTCAACATGATGCTTCAGATTCTCGAGGATGGCCGCCTCACCGACTCCAAGGGTCGCGTGGTCGACTTCAAGAACACCCTGATCATCCTCACCTCCAACGTCGGCTCCTCCGTCAtcgagaagggcggcggcggcctcggcttccagctcaacgacgacgccgaggacacCTCCTACCAGCGCATCAAGCAGCTCGTcaacgaggagctcaagaacTACTTCCGCCCCGAGTTCCTCAACCGCCTCGATGAGATCATCGTCTTCCGCCAGCTCAACAAGAACGAGGTGCGCGAGATTGCCCAGATCATGCTCAACCAGGTGTTCAAGCGcctcaaggagaaggagatcaCTCTCGACGTCACCGACAGGTTCAAGGACcgactcgtcgacgagggctTCAACCCCACCTACGGTGCCCGccccctgcgccgcgcggtgatgcgcctcctcgaggacaACCTCGCGGAGAAGATGCTCAACGGCGACATCAGCGAGGGTTCTTCGTGCATCATggacgtcaacgccgcgggcgagatcACCGtgctcaccggcgacggcgtcacccTCAACGCCGGgcaggtgcgcggcgagacTGGCATCGCGTAA